One genomic window of Augochlora pura isolate Apur16 chromosome 5, APUR_v2.2.1, whole genome shotgun sequence includes the following:
- the Pcid2 gene encoding PCI domain-containing protein 2 isoform X1, which produces MDSYIIQVRRMWLNQDGYALANLLSLRHSHISIPQIGSEIAVTKAIEHLPSPLDALTLFHLKAIIAMVKNDPLSMYNYQSSAVQSLTKILQMQKEENWMLPVMNMMCLELRLVAVCAENRKNNKSSKPGEILEKCADCLMGCFRVCACDNRSSEDDTKRWGMLALVNQLLKIYFRINKLHLCKPLIRAIESSPYKAQFALAQQITYKFFVGRKAMFDSDYKAADEYLTYAFEHCHKKSLKNKRLILTYLAPVKMLLGYMPKQSLLEKYNLMEFWELMESVKKGDLRNLEKVMEKHETFFIGAGIYLIVEKLKIIAYRNLFKKVYLVLNIHQIPIENLLSALQMQGFNDVDMDETECIVANLIYEGKIKGYISHQHKKLVISKQNPFPKLSTIP; this is translated from the exons ATGGATTCGTATATAATAcag GTCAGGCGTATGTGGTTGAATCAAGACGGATATGCTTTAgcg aatttattatctttGAGACATAGTCATATTTCAATTCCACAAATTGGATCCGAAATTGCAGTAACAAAGGCAATAGAACATTTACCTTCTCCTTTAGATGCTCTGACACTTtttcatttgaa AGCTATAATAGCAATGGTAAAAAATGATCCATTAAGTATGTACAATTATCAAAGTTCTGCAGTACAAtctttaacaaaaatactgcaaatgcaaaaagaagaaaactggATGTTACCTGTTATGAATATGATGTGTCTAGAATTAAGATTAGTAGCAGTATGTgctgaaaatagaaaaaataataagagcTCTAAACCAGGAGAAATCTTAGAAAAATGTGCAGATTGTCTAATGGGTTGCTTTAGAGTATGTGCTTGTGATAATAGAAGTTCAGAAGATGACACAAAAAGATGGGGAATGCTCgcattagttaatcaattactaaaaatctattttaggATCAATAAATTACATCTATGTAAACCTTTAATACGAGCAATAGAGTCATCCCCATACAAAGCACAGTTCGCATTAGCACAACAAATTACATATAAGTTTTTTGTGGGACGTAAAGCAATGTTTGATAGTGACTATAAAGCAg CTGACGAATACCTGACATATGCATTTGAACATTGTCACAAAAAAtccttgaaaaataaaagactaATTTTAACATATCTTGCACCTGTAAAGATGTTATTAGGTTACATGCCAAAACAGAGCTTActagaaaaatacaatttaatggaattttgGGAGTTAATGGAATCTGTTAAAAAGGGAGACTTGCGTAATCTTGAAAAAGTAATGGAGAAACATGAGACTTTTTTCATAGGAGccggaatatatttaattgtggagaaattaaaaataatagcttacaggaatttatttaagaaagtaTATTTGGTACTAAATATACATCAGATTCCTATCGAAAATCTGCTTTCAGCTCTGCAGATGCAGGGTTTTAATGATGTGGATATGGATGAAACAGAATGTATTGTAGCAAATTTAATATACGAAGGCAAAATTAAAGGATACATATCTCATCAACATAAAAAGTTAGTTATATCTAAACAAAATCCTTTTCCAAAATTGTCGACAATACCATAA
- the Pcid2 gene encoding PCI domain-containing protein 2 isoform X2 yields the protein MVKNDPLSMYNYQSSAVQSLTKILQMQKEENWMLPVMNMMCLELRLVAVCAENRKNNKSSKPGEILEKCADCLMGCFRVCACDNRSSEDDTKRWGMLALVNQLLKIYFRINKLHLCKPLIRAIESSPYKAQFALAQQITYKFFVGRKAMFDSDYKAADEYLTYAFEHCHKKSLKNKRLILTYLAPVKMLLGYMPKQSLLEKYNLMEFWELMESVKKGDLRNLEKVMEKHETFFIGAGIYLIVEKLKIIAYRNLFKKVYLVLNIHQIPIENLLSALQMQGFNDVDMDETECIVANLIYEGKIKGYISHQHKKLVISKQNPFPKLSTIP from the exons ATGGTAAAAAATGATCCATTAAGTATGTACAATTATCAAAGTTCTGCAGTACAAtctttaacaaaaatactgcaaatgcaaaaagaagaaaactggATGTTACCTGTTATGAATATGATGTGTCTAGAATTAAGATTAGTAGCAGTATGTgctgaaaatagaaaaaataataagagcTCTAAACCAGGAGAAATCTTAGAAAAATGTGCAGATTGTCTAATGGGTTGCTTTAGAGTATGTGCTTGTGATAATAGAAGTTCAGAAGATGACACAAAAAGATGGGGAATGCTCgcattagttaatcaattactaaaaatctattttaggATCAATAAATTACATCTATGTAAACCTTTAATACGAGCAATAGAGTCATCCCCATACAAAGCACAGTTCGCATTAGCACAACAAATTACATATAAGTTTTTTGTGGGACGTAAAGCAATGTTTGATAGTGACTATAAAGCAg CTGACGAATACCTGACATATGCATTTGAACATTGTCACAAAAAAtccttgaaaaataaaagactaATTTTAACATATCTTGCACCTGTAAAGATGTTATTAGGTTACATGCCAAAACAGAGCTTActagaaaaatacaatttaatggaattttgGGAGTTAATGGAATCTGTTAAAAAGGGAGACTTGCGTAATCTTGAAAAAGTAATGGAGAAACATGAGACTTTTTTCATAGGAGccggaatatatttaattgtggagaaattaaaaataatagcttacaggaatttatttaagaaagtaTATTTGGTACTAAATATACATCAGATTCCTATCGAAAATCTGCTTTCAGCTCTGCAGATGCAGGGTTTTAATGATGTGGATATGGATGAAACAGAATGTATTGTAGCAAATTTAATATACGAAGGCAAAATTAAAGGATACATATCTCATCAACATAAAAAGTTAGTTATATCTAAACAAAATCCTTTTCCAAAATTGTCGACAATACCATAA
- the Lig gene encoding ubiquitin-associated protein-like lingerer isoform X1, producing the protein MSSSNKSVSSGGRSTNKNKSSQQHGKSDHHQTKSSDSTKHEKAQSNAIQARHTQIIDTRMGSGEDPILKERIKQVMDMTRRSEDEVVMALHDSDGDFDRAVNDLLEGVKTEWEVKKKKPRQPSGSKQNTDASGGQDEGGDWDERRNQRGGGPPRMRGRANHDNRGWRGRENKENERNMEDGVRDGSYSGNRRGRGGSGRPGRGGRGGGRGLGPRTFANRNDPSSTSSPHNYNRSIDTWTGNDEQQQTVQEPKMDAWNNLDSTEDWDNEEYTGSLADTKVFTPSTFVPEPTASVEEPKIEDLPSVQTNQNVNLALIQQEELPKLTEISPIQQQTLIQQSQQQQAVLNLPTMQLSQQPNAMSGGVLTAAQTQYLTQLTQQTSENLKAAGQTTFSSSITSQPQRQMKQRPRVPPPSKIPSSAVEMPGDAVNSGIGFLDVQFGALEFGSDSSSLDGSANEKFNAVSNAIPSTDVTSTTNAVNTANTNNSLDIETTQTSTTPFNTTSQMLSNSDNLPVSSEHSMNAQSFTARGNTTGQTLDITKQDFTSQVSPGSATSYGTTTTYQSQKSSFQAPTAAPNTYNAYSTNAPSAQSSFQTASGTSANSYSATSTVTQASYNSSSSFPQANTSTFSQASPSAPASATSGYNQPTTTNQVYQSASGYVPTTTSQYQAQSVATNTVSNSSTGYQTSGYQGSSSFQSTPQAYQPSGTTFTSPITQTSGAYQSAAQSVYASAYGTYASQPQTVSHNHKLNSNTAKDSQYDSNTTTSNSSLATTTAPTLGLSSASVNSSQTKVTNSNAVPKSTSSGVVTGSSGTGNMTGGGAAGSMTPMLSHQYIMGQGVPYAFQQPVYSYEELQLMQPRLPHMPTTGYYDAALGYQTTGPATSLGGGRGDTLSGVQGVQGVQGVQGGYTSISDARFARSDSNASPVPSTMSQQTATQHQQPMMNPALPPTYAYFAYGSGIVPGAFQYGTPTAIYPQIATAGNAGTNSGAYSAKPGSYGSGYGAGANYDALASAGPSAEYKGAGNSYTSTQTGKTGTSTGNTNTGGSSATDISATMYPKTHVTLGKVNSYEKQTFHSATPPPFSLTSSQNAGLPGAYGTHLFIPTMPHQLHQPLHQDGGSSTGQRSNTSSQNKAQAKPGYSQSYWAGSN; encoded by the exons ATGAGTTCAAGCAACAAATCGGTGTCCTCCGGCGGGAGGAGCACCAATAAAAACAAATCTTCACAACAACATGGGAAGTCGGATCATCATCAAACTAAATCATCAGATTCAACAAAACATGAAAAAGCACAG TCAAACGCTATTCAGGCACGCCATACACAAATAATCGATACTAGAATGGGTAGTGGCGAAGATCCTATTCTAAAGGAGCGTATAAAGCAGGTCATGGATATGACCAGACGCTCAGAGGATGAAGTTGTTATGGCATTGCATGATAGTGATGGAGACTTTGATCGTGCTGTTAATGATCTCCTGGAAGGTGTGAAAACAGAATGggaagtaaaaaagaaaaagcctCGTCAACCTAGTGGTTCCAAGCAAAACACAGATGCTTCTGGTGGTCAGGATGAAGGTGGCGATTGGGACGAACGACGTAATCAACGTGGTGGCGGACCTCCTCGAATGCGAGGACGTGCTAATCATGACAATCGTGGAT GGCGTGgcagagaaaataaagaaaatgaaagaaatatggAGGATGGTGTTCGTGATGGCAGCTACAGCGGTAAcaggagagggagaggtggTTCAGGAAGACCAGGTAGAGGTGGCCGAGGTGGAGGAAGAGGACTTGGTCCAAGAACATTCGCCAATCGTAACGACCCCTCATCCACTTCATCGCCTCACAATTACAATCGATCAATTGATACATGGACAGGTAACGATGAACAACAACAAACTGTTCAGGAACCAAAGATGG ATGCATGGAATAATTTGGATTCTACAGAAGACTGGGACAATGAAGAATACACAGGTTCACTGGCAGATACGAAAGTTTTTACCCCGAGTACATTTGTACCAGAGCCTACAGCTTCTGTAGAAGAACCGAAAATTGAAGATCTTCCATCAGTGCAGACTAatcaaaatgtaaatttgGCATTAATACAACAAGAA GAACTACCAAAACTTACGGAAATATCACCGATACAGCAGCAGACACTGATTCAACAGTCTCAGCAACAACAGGCTGTCCTGAACCTACCGACAATGCAACTATCACAGCAACCAAATGCTATGAGCGGCGGCGTATTAACAGCTGCACAAACACAGTATTTGACACAACTCACTCAACAAACGAGTGAAAATCTAAAAGCGGCTGGacaaacaacattttcgtcgTCAATAACCAGCCAA CCGCAAAGGCAAATGAAACAACGTCCACGAGTGCCACCGCCTTCGAAGATCCCATCTAGTGCTGTAGAAATGCCAGGTGATGCCGTAAACAGCGGTATTGGATTTCTTGATGTTCAATTCGGAGCTTTAGAATTCGGCAGCGATTCGAGTTCTCTTGATGGCTCTGCGAACGAAAAATTCAATGCAGTTAGTAACGCGATTCCTAGCACAGATGTGACTTCTACCACGAATGCTGTAAACACTGCCAATACAAATAATTCGTTGGATATTGAGACAACACAAACATCAACAACACCTTTCAATACTACTTCTCAAATg ttATCAAATAGTGACAATTTACCAGTTTCAAGCGAACATTCAATGAACGCTCAAAGTTTTACTGCTCGTGGTAATACTACCGGACAGACATTAGATATAACCAAGCAAGATTTCACCTCGCAAGTTTCACCGGGGAGTGCAACATCATATGGTACAACAACAACTTATCAGTCTCAGAAATCATCGTTCCAGGCACCGACTGCAGCACCAAACACCTATAATGCATATTCCACAAATGCTCCATCTGCTCAGTCATCTTTTCAAACAGCGTCAGGCACTAGTGCTAATAGTTATTCTGCAACGTCGACTGTTACACAAGCAAGTTACAATTCTTCCTCGTCGTTCCCTCAAGCCAATACATCGACTTTTAGTCAAGCTTCACCTTCTGCGCCAGCATCAGCAACCTCTGGTTATAACCAACCAACGACTACTAACCAG GTTTATCAGTCTGCAAGTGGTTACGTACCTACTACGACATCACAATACCAAGCACAGTCTGTAGCAACAAATACTGTGTCAAACAGTAGTACAGGGTATCAAACAAGTGGCTATCAAGGGTCGTCTTCATTTCAGTCGACACCACAAGCATACCAACCATCTGGTACAACGTTTACTTCACCTATCACACAAACATCTGGAGCTTATCAGAGTGCAGCACAATCT GTGTACGCGAGTGCATATGGTACATATGCAAGCCAACCGCAAACGGTGTCCCACAATCATAAGTTGAACAGTAATACAGCAAAAGATTCTCAGTATGATAGTAATACAACGACATCAAACAGTTCTCTTGCAACTACAACAGCACCTACATTGGGCCTTAGCTCTGCCTCCGTAAACAGTTCACAAACTAAAGTTACGAATTCTAACG ctgTACCAAAAAGTACATCAAGTGGTGTAGTAACGGGTAGTAGTGGCACTGGAAATATGACTGGTGGTGGTGCAGCTGGCAGCATGACACCGATGTTAAGTCATCAATACATTATGGGCCAGGGTGTACCTTATGCGTTTCAGCAACCAGTGTACAGTTACGAGGAATTGCAACTAATGCAGCCAAGACTACCGCACATG CCAACTACTGGTTACTATGACGCGGCTTTGGGCTATCAGACAACCGGCCCAGCTACCAGTCTCGGTGGAGGACGAGGAGATACGCTTTCCGGTGTACAAGGTGTCCAAGGGGTACAGGGTGTACAAGGAGGCTATACCAGTATTAGTGACGCCAGGTTCGCCAGAAGCGACAGCAATGCGTCACCGGTTCCATCCACTATGTCACAACAG ACTGCTACGCAGCACCAGCAGCCAATGATGAATCCTGCACTTCCTCCGACATATGCATATTTTGCATATGGCAGTGGAATTGTGCCAGGTGCCTTCCAGTATGGAACCCCTACTGCTATTTATCCT cAGATAGCTACTGCTGGTAATGCAGGTACAAACAGTGGTGCATATAGCGCTAAACCGGGAAGCTACGGTTCAGGATATGGAGCTGGTGCAAACTATGATGCTCTAGCATCAGCAGGACCCTCTGCAGAGTATAAAGGTGCAGGAAACAGTTATACCAGTACACAGACTGGTAAAACGGGAACATCTACTGGAAACACTAATACTGGTGGATCATCTGCAACTGACATAAGTGCGACTATGTACCCGAAGACTCATGTGACACTTGGTAAAGTGAAT TCTTACGAGAAACAAACTTTTCACTCGGCAACTCCTCCGCCGTTTAGCCTAACTAGCAGTCAGAACGCTGGTTTGCCTGGTGCATACGGAACACATTTGTTTATTCCGACTATGCCGCATCAATTGCATCAGCCACTTCATCAGGATGGTGGTAGTAGCACGGGCCAAAGGTCAAATACAAGTTCCCAAAATAAAGCTCAGGCTAAGCCTGGATATAGTCAAAGTTATTGGGCTggaagcaattaa
- the Lig gene encoding ubiquitin-associated protein-like lingerer isoform X2, translating into MSSSNKSVSSGGRSTNKNKSSQQHGKSDHHQTKSSDSTKHEKAQSNAIQARHTQIIDTRMGSGEDPILKERIKQVMDMTRRSEDEVVMALHDSDGDFDRAVNDLLEGVKTEWEVKKKKPRQPSGSKQNTDASGGQDEGGDWDERRNQRGGGPPRMRGRANHDNRGWRGRENKENERNMEDGVRDGSYSGNRRGRGGSGRPGRGGRGGGRGLGPRTFANRNDPSSTSSPHNYNRSIDTWTGNDEQQQTVQEPKMEDWDNEEYTGSLADTKVFTPSTFVPEPTASVEEPKIEDLPSVQTNQNVNLALIQQEELPKLTEISPIQQQTLIQQSQQQQAVLNLPTMQLSQQPNAMSGGVLTAAQTQYLTQLTQQTSENLKAAGQTTFSSSITSQPQRQMKQRPRVPPPSKIPSSAVEMPGDAVNSGIGFLDVQFGALEFGSDSSSLDGSANEKFNAVSNAIPSTDVTSTTNAVNTANTNNSLDIETTQTSTTPFNTTSQMLSNSDNLPVSSEHSMNAQSFTARGNTTGQTLDITKQDFTSQVSPGSATSYGTTTTYQSQKSSFQAPTAAPNTYNAYSTNAPSAQSSFQTASGTSANSYSATSTVTQASYNSSSSFPQANTSTFSQASPSAPASATSGYNQPTTTNQVYQSASGYVPTTTSQYQAQSVATNTVSNSSTGYQTSGYQGSSSFQSTPQAYQPSGTTFTSPITQTSGAYQSAAQSVYASAYGTYASQPQTVSHNHKLNSNTAKDSQYDSNTTTSNSSLATTTAPTLGLSSASVNSSQTKVTNSNAVPKSTSSGVVTGSSGTGNMTGGGAAGSMTPMLSHQYIMGQGVPYAFQQPVYSYEELQLMQPRLPHMPTTGYYDAALGYQTTGPATSLGGGRGDTLSGVQGVQGVQGVQGGYTSISDARFARSDSNASPVPSTMSQQTATQHQQPMMNPALPPTYAYFAYGSGIVPGAFQYGTPTAIYPQIATAGNAGTNSGAYSAKPGSYGSGYGAGANYDALASAGPSAEYKGAGNSYTSTQTGKTGTSTGNTNTGGSSATDISATMYPKTHVTLGKVNSYEKQTFHSATPPPFSLTSSQNAGLPGAYGTHLFIPTMPHQLHQPLHQDGGSSTGQRSNTSSQNKAQAKPGYSQSYWAGSN; encoded by the exons ATGAGTTCAAGCAACAAATCGGTGTCCTCCGGCGGGAGGAGCACCAATAAAAACAAATCTTCACAACAACATGGGAAGTCGGATCATCATCAAACTAAATCATCAGATTCAACAAAACATGAAAAAGCACAG TCAAACGCTATTCAGGCACGCCATACACAAATAATCGATACTAGAATGGGTAGTGGCGAAGATCCTATTCTAAAGGAGCGTATAAAGCAGGTCATGGATATGACCAGACGCTCAGAGGATGAAGTTGTTATGGCATTGCATGATAGTGATGGAGACTTTGATCGTGCTGTTAATGATCTCCTGGAAGGTGTGAAAACAGAATGggaagtaaaaaagaaaaagcctCGTCAACCTAGTGGTTCCAAGCAAAACACAGATGCTTCTGGTGGTCAGGATGAAGGTGGCGATTGGGACGAACGACGTAATCAACGTGGTGGCGGACCTCCTCGAATGCGAGGACGTGCTAATCATGACAATCGTGGAT GGCGTGgcagagaaaataaagaaaatgaaagaaatatggAGGATGGTGTTCGTGATGGCAGCTACAGCGGTAAcaggagagggagaggtggTTCAGGAAGACCAGGTAGAGGTGGCCGAGGTGGAGGAAGAGGACTTGGTCCAAGAACATTCGCCAATCGTAACGACCCCTCATCCACTTCATCGCCTCACAATTACAATCGATCAATTGATACATGGACAGGTAACGATGAACAACAACAAACTGTTCAGGAACCAAAGATGG AAGACTGGGACAATGAAGAATACACAGGTTCACTGGCAGATACGAAAGTTTTTACCCCGAGTACATTTGTACCAGAGCCTACAGCTTCTGTAGAAGAACCGAAAATTGAAGATCTTCCATCAGTGCAGACTAatcaaaatgtaaatttgGCATTAATACAACAAGAA GAACTACCAAAACTTACGGAAATATCACCGATACAGCAGCAGACACTGATTCAACAGTCTCAGCAACAACAGGCTGTCCTGAACCTACCGACAATGCAACTATCACAGCAACCAAATGCTATGAGCGGCGGCGTATTAACAGCTGCACAAACACAGTATTTGACACAACTCACTCAACAAACGAGTGAAAATCTAAAAGCGGCTGGacaaacaacattttcgtcgTCAATAACCAGCCAA CCGCAAAGGCAAATGAAACAACGTCCACGAGTGCCACCGCCTTCGAAGATCCCATCTAGTGCTGTAGAAATGCCAGGTGATGCCGTAAACAGCGGTATTGGATTTCTTGATGTTCAATTCGGAGCTTTAGAATTCGGCAGCGATTCGAGTTCTCTTGATGGCTCTGCGAACGAAAAATTCAATGCAGTTAGTAACGCGATTCCTAGCACAGATGTGACTTCTACCACGAATGCTGTAAACACTGCCAATACAAATAATTCGTTGGATATTGAGACAACACAAACATCAACAACACCTTTCAATACTACTTCTCAAATg ttATCAAATAGTGACAATTTACCAGTTTCAAGCGAACATTCAATGAACGCTCAAAGTTTTACTGCTCGTGGTAATACTACCGGACAGACATTAGATATAACCAAGCAAGATTTCACCTCGCAAGTTTCACCGGGGAGTGCAACATCATATGGTACAACAACAACTTATCAGTCTCAGAAATCATCGTTCCAGGCACCGACTGCAGCACCAAACACCTATAATGCATATTCCACAAATGCTCCATCTGCTCAGTCATCTTTTCAAACAGCGTCAGGCACTAGTGCTAATAGTTATTCTGCAACGTCGACTGTTACACAAGCAAGTTACAATTCTTCCTCGTCGTTCCCTCAAGCCAATACATCGACTTTTAGTCAAGCTTCACCTTCTGCGCCAGCATCAGCAACCTCTGGTTATAACCAACCAACGACTACTAACCAG GTTTATCAGTCTGCAAGTGGTTACGTACCTACTACGACATCACAATACCAAGCACAGTCTGTAGCAACAAATACTGTGTCAAACAGTAGTACAGGGTATCAAACAAGTGGCTATCAAGGGTCGTCTTCATTTCAGTCGACACCACAAGCATACCAACCATCTGGTACAACGTTTACTTCACCTATCACACAAACATCTGGAGCTTATCAGAGTGCAGCACAATCT GTGTACGCGAGTGCATATGGTACATATGCAAGCCAACCGCAAACGGTGTCCCACAATCATAAGTTGAACAGTAATACAGCAAAAGATTCTCAGTATGATAGTAATACAACGACATCAAACAGTTCTCTTGCAACTACAACAGCACCTACATTGGGCCTTAGCTCTGCCTCCGTAAACAGTTCACAAACTAAAGTTACGAATTCTAACG ctgTACCAAAAAGTACATCAAGTGGTGTAGTAACGGGTAGTAGTGGCACTGGAAATATGACTGGTGGTGGTGCAGCTGGCAGCATGACACCGATGTTAAGTCATCAATACATTATGGGCCAGGGTGTACCTTATGCGTTTCAGCAACCAGTGTACAGTTACGAGGAATTGCAACTAATGCAGCCAAGACTACCGCACATG CCAACTACTGGTTACTATGACGCGGCTTTGGGCTATCAGACAACCGGCCCAGCTACCAGTCTCGGTGGAGGACGAGGAGATACGCTTTCCGGTGTACAAGGTGTCCAAGGGGTACAGGGTGTACAAGGAGGCTATACCAGTATTAGTGACGCCAGGTTCGCCAGAAGCGACAGCAATGCGTCACCGGTTCCATCCACTATGTCACAACAG ACTGCTACGCAGCACCAGCAGCCAATGATGAATCCTGCACTTCCTCCGACATATGCATATTTTGCATATGGCAGTGGAATTGTGCCAGGTGCCTTCCAGTATGGAACCCCTACTGCTATTTATCCT cAGATAGCTACTGCTGGTAATGCAGGTACAAACAGTGGTGCATATAGCGCTAAACCGGGAAGCTACGGTTCAGGATATGGAGCTGGTGCAAACTATGATGCTCTAGCATCAGCAGGACCCTCTGCAGAGTATAAAGGTGCAGGAAACAGTTATACCAGTACACAGACTGGTAAAACGGGAACATCTACTGGAAACACTAATACTGGTGGATCATCTGCAACTGACATAAGTGCGACTATGTACCCGAAGACTCATGTGACACTTGGTAAAGTGAAT TCTTACGAGAAACAAACTTTTCACTCGGCAACTCCTCCGCCGTTTAGCCTAACTAGCAGTCAGAACGCTGGTTTGCCTGGTGCATACGGAACACATTTGTTTATTCCGACTATGCCGCATCAATTGCATCAGCCACTTCATCAGGATGGTGGTAGTAGCACGGGCCAAAGGTCAAATACAAGTTCCCAAAATAAAGCTCAGGCTAAGCCTGGATATAGTCAAAGTTATTGGGCTggaagcaattaa
- the LOC144470417 gene encoding WD repeat-containing protein 13, with amino-acid sequence MVTMCHQQIFALDAKYNAQRVNKLPCLGMLYIRRRNQLLKEKFCKDPKVCERYLKLRAKLLFLRYGESLEQNSLGSHTTEEEKSETKTKLCSIQRKSIAENFAFDGVHHVFDQHNAPVTMLKFANNDKSRLCCASLDGLLSICETTSTPPKVIALLKGHKKGVTALDWSISNDLIVSSSLDSTIRLWNVAIETSPAFLREVKDQQRAEVLCCGFIPINNNLVVAGNSQGYVQVLNISTGIYTRGGSCKIGGKILSLTCEGSGGLVIWTGNDRGIIMSFQLEPGTGRLTKLRRVQEVGGMITSLSWRSWFSKNAPWPALLVSSACNAILLYHITDNQGSLSLWTKYPIKHKQYFVRSTFGPQMESCLIATGSEDGTIHLLDSARQGKAVKINRLEGHATPTLALCFNYDESLLASADHQGLIIVWRNRQRHI; translated from the exons ATGGTTACTATGTGTCATCAACAGATATTCGCTCTTGATGCTAAGTATAATGCACAACGTGTAAACAAGCTACCTTGTTTGG gtATGCTTTACATACGACGTAGAAATCagttattgaaagaaaaattttgcaaagatCCAAAAGTTTGTGAGAGGTATTTGAAATTAAgagcaaaattattatttctacgatATGGCGAAAGTTTGGAACAAAATAGTCTTGGAAGTCATACAACTGAAGAAGAAAAGTCGGAAACcaaaacaaaattatgtaGTATCCAACGAAAATCTATAGCTGAGAACTTTGCATTCGATGGAGTGCATCATGTTTTTGATCAACACAATGCACCTGTAACAATGctaaaatttgcaaataatgaCAAATCAAGATTGTGTTGTGCATCGTTGGATGGACTATTATCGATATGCGAGACTACCAGTACACCACCTAAAGTAATCGCATTATTGAAAGGTCATAAGAAAGGAGTTACTGCGCTAGATTGGAGTATTAGTAATGATCTTATAGTTTCATCTTCTTTGGATAGTACTATAAGGCTGTGGAATGTTGCTATAGAAACTAGTCCAGCTTTCTTACGAGAAGTTAAGGATCAACAGAGAGCTGAAGTATTATGTTGTGGATTTATACCTATAAACAACAATTTGGTTGTGGCTGGCAATTCGCAAGGATATGTACAAgtcttaaatatttctaccGGTATATACACACGTGGTGGATCTTGTAAAATTGGAGGGAAA ATTTTATCATTGACTTGCGAAGGTAGCGGTGGTTTAGTAATATGGACTGGAAACGATAGAGGAATTATTATGTCATTTCAATTAGAACCAGGAACTGGACGATTAACGAAGTTACGTAGAGTACAAGAAGTTGGTGGTATGATAACAAGTCTGTCGTGGCGTTCATGGTTTTCAAAAAATGCTCCATGGCCAGCACTTTTAGTTAGCAGTGCTTGcaatgcaatattattatatcacatcACTGATAATCAGGGTTCTTTATCACTTTGGACTAAATATCCAATAAAGcataa ACAGTATTTTGTTAGATCTACATTTGGCCCTCAAATGGAGTCATGTTTAATAGCTACTGGTTCAGAGGATGGTACAATCCATTTACTAGATTCGGCTAGACAGGGCAAGgcagtaaaaattaatcgactCGAGGGTCATGCTACACCAACACTTGCATTATGTTTTAATTACGATGAATCTCTCCTTGCATCTGCAGATCATCAAGGACTTATTATTGTGTGGCGGAATCGTCAGCGTCATATATAA